The Daucus carota subsp. sativus chromosome 2, DH1 v3.0, whole genome shotgun sequence genome includes a window with the following:
- the LOC108209051 gene encoding protein TOPLESS-RELATED PROTEIN 2 isoform X2 yields MSSLSRELVFLILQFLDEEKFKDTVHKLEHESGFYFNMKYFEDQVQAGEWDEVERYLCGFTKVEDNRYSMKIFFELRKQKYLEALDKNDRPKAADILVKDLKVFSSFNEELFKEITQLLTLENFRQNEQLSKYGDTKSARSIMLVELKKLIEANPLFRDKLAFPTFKASRLRTLINQSLNWQHQLCKNPRPNPDIKTLFIDHTCASSNGARAPPPTNNLLAGPVPKAGVFPPLGGHNPFQPVVSPSPSAIAGWMSSPNPSMPHAAVPSGPPGLVQSPGAVSAAAFLKHPRMPPGVPGLEYQMGDSEHLMKRLRTGQSDEVAFSSSAHPLNMYSPDDLPKTVVRILNQGSNVMSMDFHPQQQTVLLVGTNVGDISIWEVGSRERLVHKTFKVWDLSACSMPLQTNLVKDATISVNRCIWGPDGTILGVAFSKHIVQIYTYNPAGELRQHLEIDAHIGGVNDIAFAHPNKQLCIVTCGDDKTIKVWDAVSGRRQHIFEGHEAPVYSVCPHSKENIQFIFSTAIDGKIKAWLYDCLGSRVDYDAPGRWCTTMAYSADRTRLFSCGTSKEGESHLVEWNESEGAIKRTYSGFRKRSLGVVQFDTTRNRFLAAGDEFQIKFWDMDNNNILTTIDADGGLPASPKLRFNKEGSLLAVTANENAIKVVANHDGQRMLRMLEGRTFDGSRGFSEAANVKPPFAGSLGHNVSSPIQPVLERAERMQTPLSIGNHATAESSKMADIKPRILDNTDKIIAWKFPDIKESTQLRAIKLPDSFTASKVMRLIFTNSGLALLALASNAAHKLWKWQRSERNPSGKSTASIMPQLWQPPSGAPMSNDLNDAKAAEDSAACIALSKNDSYVMSASGGKVSLFNMMTFKVMTTFMPPPPAATYLAFHPQDNNIIAIGMEDSTIQIYNVRVDEVKTKLKGHQKPITGLAFSKTLNVLVSSGADAQLCVWNIEGWEKRMARPIQTPPNHSAPLVGETQVQFHNDQTHLLVVHESQIGIYDSQLECLRLWSPRDSLSAAISSAIYSCDGLLIFVGFCDGAIGIFDVDGLRLRCRIASAAYIAPSLSSNSNVFPVVIAAHPTDCNQFALGMTDGSVHVIEPSDGEPKWGGPAPQENGSLPSIPSNSALNSQPSETPSR; encoded by the exons ATGTCGTCTTTGAGTCGGGAACTAGTTTTCCTGATACTGCAGTTCTTGGACGAGGAGAAATTCAAGGATACCGTCCATAA GCTGGAACATGAGTCTGGATTCTATTTCAATATGAAATACTTCGAGGATCAAGTTCAGGCAGGCGAGTGGGACGAAGTTGAACGCTATTTATGTGGTTTCACAAAAGTTGAGGATAACCGCTACTCAATGAAGATATTTTTCGAACTCAGGAAACAGAAATATTTGGAAGCTCTTGATAA AAATGACCGTCCTAAAGCGGCTGATATTCTTGTGAAAGATCTAAAGGTGTTCTCCTCTTTCAATGAAGAACTTTTCAAGGAAATCACCCAGCTGCTTACTCTCGAAAATTTCAG GCAAAACGAGCAGCTATCCAAGTATGGGGACACAAAGTCAGCTCGCAGCATTATGCTGGTTGAACTGAAAAAGCTTATTGAGGCCAATCCTTTGTTTCGTGACAAACTTGCCTTCCCAACATTTAAAGCTTCGCGTTTGCGGACATTGATTAATCAAAG TCTAAATTGGCAGCATCAGCTTTGCAAGAATCCACGCCCAAATCCTGATATTAAGACACTATTTATTGATCATACTTGTGCTTCTAGCAACGGAGCTCGTGCCCCCCCGCCTACTAATAATCTACTCGCTGGACCTGTTCCAAAAGCTGGGGTTTTCCCTCCGCTTGGAGGTCATAAT CCATTCCAGCCAGTTGTTTCTCCTTCTCCGAGTGCCATAGCAGGTTGGATGTCAAGTCCCAATCCTTCCATGCCGCATGCTGCTGTTCCATCTGGTCCTCCTGGTCTTGTCCAATCTCCTGGTGCAG TATCAGCAGCTGCTTTTCTGAAGCATCCTAGGATGCCCCCTGGTGTTCCTGGATTGGAGTATCAGATGGGTGATTCAGAACACTTGATGAAGCGTCTGCGCACTGGTCAGTCCGATGAG GTAGCCTTCTCTAGCTCAGCACATCCTCTAAATATGTACTCACCAGATGATCTTCCAAAAACAGTTGTGCGGATCCTTAATCAAGGTTCCAATGTCATGAGCATGGATTTTCATCCACAGCAGCAAACTGTTCTTTTAG TTGGAACTAATGTTGGTGATATTAGCATCTGGGAAGTCGGATCTCGTGAAAGGTTAGTGCATAAAACATTCAAGGTGTGGGATTTGTCAGCCTGTTCAATGCCGTTGCAG ACAAATTTGGTAAAAGATGCAACAATATCTGTCAATCGGTGCATATGGGGTCCAGATGGAACTATACTTG GTGTTGCTTTTTCAAAACATATAGTTCAGATATACACATACAATCCAGCAGGAGAATTGAGACAGCATTTAGAG ATTGATGCTCACATTGGTGGTGTAAATGATATAGCCTTTGCACATCCCAACAAGCAACTTTGCATCGTGACATGTGGTGATGACAAGACGATTAAG GTATGGGATGCTGTTTCTGGACGAAGACAACATATATTCGAGGGTCATGAAGCTCCTGTTTATTCTGTTTGCCCTCACTCCAAAGAGAATATACAg TTTATCTTCTCCACTGCAATTGATGGAAAAATCAAAGCATGGCTATATGATTGTTTGGGTTCAAGAGTGGACTATGATGCCCCTGGACGCTGGTGCACCACAATGGCTTATAGTGCTGATAGAACCAG ACTTTTTTCTTGTGGGACAAGCAAAGAAGGTGAATCACACCTTGTTGAGTGGAATGAAAGTGAAGGAGCTATCAAGAGGACGTACTCTGGTTTTCGGAAGCGTTCGTTAGGTGTTGTTCAGTTTGACACAACTAGGAACCGTTTCCTAGCTGCTGGTGATGAATTTCAGATTAAGTTCTGGGATATGGATAACAACAACATTCTGACAACTATCGATGCTGATGGTGGATTGCCT GCAAGTCCTAAATTGAGATTTAACAAGGAAGGCTCATTACTGGCTGTCACAGCCAATGAAAATGCGATCAAAGTTGTTGCAAATCATGATGGGCAGCGCATGTTAAGGATGCTGGAGGGTAGGACATTCGATGGGTCTCGTGGTTTCTCAGAAGCAGCCAATGTTAAA CCTCCATTTGCTGGTTCCCTGGGCCATAATGTTTCTAGCCCTATACAACCAGTTCTAGAGCGTGCTGAAAGAATGCAGACTCCATTATCCATTGGCAATCAT GCTACTGCTGAGAGTAGCAAGATGGCTGATATTAAGCCAAGGATTTTAGACAACACTGACAAAATAATAGCCTGGAAGTTTCCTGATATAAAAGAGTCAACTCAACTTAGGGCTATAAAGTTACCTGATTCATTTACAGCTAGTAAG GTTATGCGGTTAATCTTCACAAATTCAGGGTTAGCTTTGCTGGCACTTGCTTCTAATGCTGCTCATAAACTCTGGAAATGGCAGCGTAGTGAGCGTAATCCATCAGGGAAA TCTACAGCATCTATTATGCCACAGTTGTGGCAGCCGCCAAGTGGAGCTCCTATGTCTAATGACTTGAATGATGCTAAAGCAGCTGAAGACTCAGCTGCATGCATTGCTTTATCAAAAAATGATTCTTATGTCATGTCTGCTTCAGGTGGAAAAGTGTCCTTGTTTAACATGATGACCTTCAAG GTCATGACAACATTTATGCCCCCTCCTCCCGCAGCCACCTATCTGGCATTCCATCCCcaagataataatattattgcCATTGGAATGGAGGATTCAACAATTCAAATATACAATGTCAGGGTTGACGAG GTCAAAACCAAATTGAAGGGTCACCAGAAACCAATCACAGGGCTTGCTTTTTCAAAGACCTTAAATGTACTGGTGTCATCTGGAGCTGATGCACAG CTATGTGTGTGGAACATTGAGGGTTGGGAAAAGAGAATGGCTAGGCCCATACAAACACCGCCTAATCACTCAGCTCCCCTGGTTGGCGAAACACAAGTTCAGTTCCATAACGATCAAACTCATCTACTTGTTGTTCATGAAAGCCAAATTGGTATCTATGATAGCCAACTCGAATGCTTGCGATTG TGGTCTCCCAGAGACTCCCTTTCTGCTGCCATATCAAGCGCGATATACTCATGTGACGGGCTGCTgatttttgttggattttgtgaCGGAGCTATTGGTATTTTTGATGTCGATGGTTTGAGGCTTCGATGTCGTATAGCATCAGCTGCTTATATTGCTCCATCTCTGTCCAG CAACAGCAATGTGTTTCCAGTGGTGATTGCGGCACATCCAACTGATTGTAACCAGTTTGCCCTTGGAATGACTGATGGTTCAGTTCATGTGATCGAGCCATCAGATGGAGAGCCCAAGTGGGGTGGACCAGCCCCCCAAGAAAACGGATCCCTCCCTTCCATACCCTCAAACTCTGCCTTGAACAGTCAGCCATCCGAAACCCCATCTAGGTGA
- the LOC108209051 gene encoding protein TOPLESS-RELATED PROTEIN 2 isoform X1, whose amino-acid sequence MSSLSRELVFLILQFLDEEKFKDTVHKLEHESGFYFNMKYFEDQVQAGEWDEVERYLCGFTKVEDNRYSMKIFFELRKQKYLEALDKNDRPKAADILVKDLKVFSSFNEELFKEITQLLTLENFRQNEQLSKYGDTKSARSIMLVELKKLIEANPLFRDKLAFPTFKASRLRTLINQSLNWQHQLCKNPRPNPDIKTLFIDHTCASSNGARAPPPTNNLLAGPVPKAGVFPPLGGHNPFQPVVSPSPSAIAGWMSSPNPSMPHAAVPSGPPGLVQSPGAVSAAAFLKHPRMPPGVPGLEYQMGDSEHLMKRLRTGQSDEVAFSSSAHPLNMYSPDDLPKTVVRILNQGSNVMSMDFHPQQQTVLLVGTNVGDISIWEVGSRERLVHKTFKVWDLSACSMPLQTNLVKDATISVNRCIWGPDGTILGVAFSKHIVQIYTYNPAGELRQHLEIDAHIGGVNDIAFAHPNKQLCIVTCGDDKTIKVWDAVSGRRQHIFEGHEAPVYSVCPHSKENIQFIFSTAIDGKIKAWLYDCLGSRVDYDAPGRWCTTMAYSADRTRLFSCGTSKEGESHLVEWNESEGAIKRTYSGFRKRSLGVVQFDTTRNRFLAAGDEFQIKFWDMDNNNILTTIDADGGLPASPKLRFNKEGSLLAVTANENAIKVVANHDGQRMLRMLEGRTFDGSRGFSEAANVKPPFAGSLGHNVSSPIQPVLERAERMQTPLSIGNHATAESSKMADIKPRILDNTDKIIAWKFPDIKESTQLRAIKLPDSFTASKVMRLIFTNSGLALLALASNAAHKLWKWQRSERNPSGKSTASIMPQLWQPPSGAPMSNDLNDAKAAEDSAACIALSKNDSYVMSASGGKVSLFNMMTFKVMTTFMPPPPAATYLAFHPQDNNIIAIGMEDSTIQIYNVRVDEVKTKLKGHQKPITGLAFSKTLNVLVSSGADAQLCVWNIEGWEKRMARPIQTPPNHSAPLVGETQVQFHNDQTHLLVVHESQIGIYDSQLECLRLWSPRDSLSAAISSAIYSCDGLLIFVGFCDGAIGIFDVDGLRLRCRIASAAYIAPSLSSSNSNVFPVVIAAHPTDCNQFALGMTDGSVHVIEPSDGEPKWGGPAPQENGSLPSIPSNSALNSQPSETPSR is encoded by the exons ATGTCGTCTTTGAGTCGGGAACTAGTTTTCCTGATACTGCAGTTCTTGGACGAGGAGAAATTCAAGGATACCGTCCATAA GCTGGAACATGAGTCTGGATTCTATTTCAATATGAAATACTTCGAGGATCAAGTTCAGGCAGGCGAGTGGGACGAAGTTGAACGCTATTTATGTGGTTTCACAAAAGTTGAGGATAACCGCTACTCAATGAAGATATTTTTCGAACTCAGGAAACAGAAATATTTGGAAGCTCTTGATAA AAATGACCGTCCTAAAGCGGCTGATATTCTTGTGAAAGATCTAAAGGTGTTCTCCTCTTTCAATGAAGAACTTTTCAAGGAAATCACCCAGCTGCTTACTCTCGAAAATTTCAG GCAAAACGAGCAGCTATCCAAGTATGGGGACACAAAGTCAGCTCGCAGCATTATGCTGGTTGAACTGAAAAAGCTTATTGAGGCCAATCCTTTGTTTCGTGACAAACTTGCCTTCCCAACATTTAAAGCTTCGCGTTTGCGGACATTGATTAATCAAAG TCTAAATTGGCAGCATCAGCTTTGCAAGAATCCACGCCCAAATCCTGATATTAAGACACTATTTATTGATCATACTTGTGCTTCTAGCAACGGAGCTCGTGCCCCCCCGCCTACTAATAATCTACTCGCTGGACCTGTTCCAAAAGCTGGGGTTTTCCCTCCGCTTGGAGGTCATAAT CCATTCCAGCCAGTTGTTTCTCCTTCTCCGAGTGCCATAGCAGGTTGGATGTCAAGTCCCAATCCTTCCATGCCGCATGCTGCTGTTCCATCTGGTCCTCCTGGTCTTGTCCAATCTCCTGGTGCAG TATCAGCAGCTGCTTTTCTGAAGCATCCTAGGATGCCCCCTGGTGTTCCTGGATTGGAGTATCAGATGGGTGATTCAGAACACTTGATGAAGCGTCTGCGCACTGGTCAGTCCGATGAG GTAGCCTTCTCTAGCTCAGCACATCCTCTAAATATGTACTCACCAGATGATCTTCCAAAAACAGTTGTGCGGATCCTTAATCAAGGTTCCAATGTCATGAGCATGGATTTTCATCCACAGCAGCAAACTGTTCTTTTAG TTGGAACTAATGTTGGTGATATTAGCATCTGGGAAGTCGGATCTCGTGAAAGGTTAGTGCATAAAACATTCAAGGTGTGGGATTTGTCAGCCTGTTCAATGCCGTTGCAG ACAAATTTGGTAAAAGATGCAACAATATCTGTCAATCGGTGCATATGGGGTCCAGATGGAACTATACTTG GTGTTGCTTTTTCAAAACATATAGTTCAGATATACACATACAATCCAGCAGGAGAATTGAGACAGCATTTAGAG ATTGATGCTCACATTGGTGGTGTAAATGATATAGCCTTTGCACATCCCAACAAGCAACTTTGCATCGTGACATGTGGTGATGACAAGACGATTAAG GTATGGGATGCTGTTTCTGGACGAAGACAACATATATTCGAGGGTCATGAAGCTCCTGTTTATTCTGTTTGCCCTCACTCCAAAGAGAATATACAg TTTATCTTCTCCACTGCAATTGATGGAAAAATCAAAGCATGGCTATATGATTGTTTGGGTTCAAGAGTGGACTATGATGCCCCTGGACGCTGGTGCACCACAATGGCTTATAGTGCTGATAGAACCAG ACTTTTTTCTTGTGGGACAAGCAAAGAAGGTGAATCACACCTTGTTGAGTGGAATGAAAGTGAAGGAGCTATCAAGAGGACGTACTCTGGTTTTCGGAAGCGTTCGTTAGGTGTTGTTCAGTTTGACACAACTAGGAACCGTTTCCTAGCTGCTGGTGATGAATTTCAGATTAAGTTCTGGGATATGGATAACAACAACATTCTGACAACTATCGATGCTGATGGTGGATTGCCT GCAAGTCCTAAATTGAGATTTAACAAGGAAGGCTCATTACTGGCTGTCACAGCCAATGAAAATGCGATCAAAGTTGTTGCAAATCATGATGGGCAGCGCATGTTAAGGATGCTGGAGGGTAGGACATTCGATGGGTCTCGTGGTTTCTCAGAAGCAGCCAATGTTAAA CCTCCATTTGCTGGTTCCCTGGGCCATAATGTTTCTAGCCCTATACAACCAGTTCTAGAGCGTGCTGAAAGAATGCAGACTCCATTATCCATTGGCAATCAT GCTACTGCTGAGAGTAGCAAGATGGCTGATATTAAGCCAAGGATTTTAGACAACACTGACAAAATAATAGCCTGGAAGTTTCCTGATATAAAAGAGTCAACTCAACTTAGGGCTATAAAGTTACCTGATTCATTTACAGCTAGTAAG GTTATGCGGTTAATCTTCACAAATTCAGGGTTAGCTTTGCTGGCACTTGCTTCTAATGCTGCTCATAAACTCTGGAAATGGCAGCGTAGTGAGCGTAATCCATCAGGGAAA TCTACAGCATCTATTATGCCACAGTTGTGGCAGCCGCCAAGTGGAGCTCCTATGTCTAATGACTTGAATGATGCTAAAGCAGCTGAAGACTCAGCTGCATGCATTGCTTTATCAAAAAATGATTCTTATGTCATGTCTGCTTCAGGTGGAAAAGTGTCCTTGTTTAACATGATGACCTTCAAG GTCATGACAACATTTATGCCCCCTCCTCCCGCAGCCACCTATCTGGCATTCCATCCCcaagataataatattattgcCATTGGAATGGAGGATTCAACAATTCAAATATACAATGTCAGGGTTGACGAG GTCAAAACCAAATTGAAGGGTCACCAGAAACCAATCACAGGGCTTGCTTTTTCAAAGACCTTAAATGTACTGGTGTCATCTGGAGCTGATGCACAG CTATGTGTGTGGAACATTGAGGGTTGGGAAAAGAGAATGGCTAGGCCCATACAAACACCGCCTAATCACTCAGCTCCCCTGGTTGGCGAAACACAAGTTCAGTTCCATAACGATCAAACTCATCTACTTGTTGTTCATGAAAGCCAAATTGGTATCTATGATAGCCAACTCGAATGCTTGCGATTG TGGTCTCCCAGAGACTCCCTTTCTGCTGCCATATCAAGCGCGATATACTCATGTGACGGGCTGCTgatttttgttggattttgtgaCGGAGCTATTGGTATTTTTGATGTCGATGGTTTGAGGCTTCGATGTCGTATAGCATCAGCTGCTTATATTGCTCCATCTCTGTCCAG CAGCAACAGCAATGTGTTTCCAGTGGTGATTGCGGCACATCCAACTGATTGTAACCAGTTTGCCCTTGGAATGACTGATGGTTCAGTTCATGTGATCGAGCCATCAGATGGAGAGCCCAAGTGGGGTGGACCAGCCCCCCAAGAAAACGGATCCCTCCCTTCCATACCCTCAAACTCTGCCTTGAACAGTCAGCCATCCGAAACCCCATCTAGGTGA